AGCTTATTGTTTTCGAGAAACTGTATGAGGTAGGGCAGCTTTTCGTCTTGCCCGAGGTGCAGCATCTCTTGCGCGATGTTCGCGTGGTCGATGAGTTCGGGGTTGATGAGAATTTCTTCGGGCTCGCGCATGAATTCCCACACCGAATACAGGGCGCTGAAGTTGATCGTGGCTGAGAACAGCGAGAACTGGCGTTCTTCGTTCTCGTTCGGCGAGCACTTCGAAAGAATCTTGCGCACGTCGTCGATAAAACCCATGTCGAGCATGCGATCGGCTTCATCGAGAACGATCCGCACGACTTTTGAAAGGTTGGCTTCGCCGCCGCGCAGAAAGTCGAGCAGGCGACCGGGTGTTGCGACGATCAGCTGCGCGCCACCGGCGAGTTCGCGGCGCTGTTTGTCATGGTCGACGCCGCCGTAAATTGTGGCAAGCTTGAGGCCTGCTGCGTCGGCAAAGAACTCAGCCTCTTCGGCGATCTGCACCACGAGTTCGCGGGTCGGCGCCAAAACCAGTGCAACAGGGGGATTCACCCCGTCTTCGCCATGCGTCTCGCCTTTTTCGATCTTCTCGTGAACGAATTGCAGAATCGGCAGCAGGTAAGCCAGGGTTTTACCTGAACCAGTCTTGGCGCAGGCGATGAGGTCACGGTTATTCAGCGCAAGGGGTATTGTCTCGGCTTGAATGGGGGTGGGTTCGGGAAAGCCCTTCTCAGCGAGCCGCTTTTGTATCGGCTCTGAGAGCTTCAATTCAGTAAATAGCACAGGTTTCTTTGTTCGTCTGAAACAGGGGGTCAATGACTTTGCACCCGTACGCCCGAATCGTAATTTCGGGGTCAACACCCTTCGACAGGCTCAGGGTGACGACTTGTCATGGTGAGCCTGTCGAACCATGGCAAGGCGACATAACGAGCGCCATGCAATCGCCATTTCACTTGACCCCCCGAAGGCCCAACCGGGCATTCGCCATGGCTGTCGCAAAAGTGATTCATCTCGTGAAGCGGGTCGAGGCAATCGACCGTGAAATCGCCGAGCTGCACCAGCTTGTCGCGGGCATCGACGCTGCACGCTCTTACCGCAACCCGCTGAAGATCGCTGCTGAGCAACAGATCAATAACCTCGTCGGCGAAAAAGTCAAACTGATGGATCTCAAGATTGAGAACCCGCCCGAGTTCTTGACGAAGCACGTCGGCGAAAATGTCGCAGAACCTTCGACGCAGCCACGCATTGCGCTTGAGGCTCTCTTGGGCGGTACGACATCCACCTATGTGGCCGCGAGACAGAGCGATGCGCCCGATGAAACAATTCGCATCGGAGCCCAGAACCCCCTCAGGTCATTCACCCGCATGATGAACGTCGACGAAATTCTGCCAAAGTCTTCGGCTGACCAGACGGTACGCCCACGCCGGGCCGAGAAGCCGGCTTCTCGCACGCGCGCCGATATTCTGCGCGACCTGCCGCCCCTGCAGTACTAAGTCGCATCAGGGCTGCCCGGGCGCTGAACGCCCTGTACACAAACCCCCAAGACTATCCGCTTGACAGACGCGGCGGACTTTGTTTAGCTTGCTCATGAACTTCTTGCAGAGCGTTTATCTTGACTACTTCACCCTCGGGTCGGTGATACCTGTACTCTTTCTTTTTATCTGCGCTGCAGTTTTCTTTCAGGTTAAAGATAAATCGCGCGCGACCAAGGTGCTCGCGAATGGTCTGCTTATCTATGGCATCTTTGTTTCAAGCTATATAATCGCCTCTACGTTTTATCATCCTCTGGCTGCGTTTCACCGCTGGTCAACCGTGGGCTTTGTGCTGATTGCGGTGTCGCTGCTGACGCAGATATTTTTTGAGTTTCCCGAGCCGGTTCATACCCGGGTTGCCAAAATTCTCGTTCGGGCGATGATCGCCGTTGCGATTGGTTTTGCCACCTGGTTCATGGTGCAAACTCATGATTCGGGTTATATTTACCATTTCGAGGGCCACTACTATGATTTTGATGCGGATGATGCGAGTTATGTTATCAGCATCGCGATTCTGGTCTATGTTTTTACGCTCATTGGCATAGGCATCTGGCGGGTTATTGCCGTAAAGGGGCGTGATCGTTGGACTATTGCCGGTTTGATTCTCGGCATCGTTGCGGCGACAATTCTGCCCGCCTACCTAAATACGCTCAGCCGCGAAGGCGGTATGGACCGCGGAACCTTTCAGACCGTGTTCGACATGTCGACAATTCTCGGGGCCTTTGTCATCGTTATTATCTATATGAACAACACTTCAGACAAGACGACGTTCATGGCGAAAATCATTCTTGTCAGCGTTGTCGTTTTTCTGCTCGTTCTGCAGGGCATCAGTTACTTCGCTTTTCAGGAAAAAGAATCAGCGTACGACGGAGTCAAGAGCGAACAGGCGAACAGGTTTCGTGAGGTTGGCATTGAACCTGAAGCTCTGCGGTATGCCATTTCATACGACCTCGTCAAAAAGAAAACGGAACCGTTAAAGTCGATCGCGTCTGCAGAGGTCGATGTTGCCGAACAAATCAACGGCTATGAATTTGCATTCGTTTGGCAGAAGATTTATTATCTCAATGAAGACATTGCGTTTAAAGACAAGGTTGAAAAGATTCTGCAATCGGCGCCGCCTACCTTTGCCGGTTACGCGAATGCCATTTTTCCGATGCTCGAGAAAAAAGAGACCTGCACCAAGGCGGCGATACTCGGGAAAATCGACAAACTGCAGCGACCGGTTATTTACCGGCGGTACAAGCTCAGCAAAATTCCTGATTTCAACTTTCGTGAAGCGGCGATCAAGTTTCTCGGCAAATCGCACCGGGGTTTTGAAACCTTCAGCGAAGCGATGCGCGCGTACCTGAAAGAGAACACAACCGACAGTGGTGCGGTTCTGAAGGCCAAGCTACTGCAGTTTGCAGAAGAAGTTGTGCCACCGGGCGCACGACATTACCGCAAAGACAAGAGCAACGGAGCGCACTACACAGCCTATGTTGGCATTGACTTCAAAAAGGGTAAGATGGTCGAGGTGGGTTTTGACTACCTCGATTACCGCAAGTATGTTCACCCGTTGGGGGTAAAATTTATTCTGTTGCTGATTGGCGCGATGGTGCTGATTATTGTCGGTTTTCCGTTCTTTTTCAGCCGCGCTCTGGTGACGCCGCTCAACAGCCTTCTGGCTGGCGTAAACCAGGTAAACAACGGCGACCTCAATGTCGAGCTGCCGATCTACGTCGAAGATGAAATTGGTTATCTCTCGCGGTCATTTAACGGCATGGTGCATTCGATCAAAGACTCGAAGCAGAAACTTCAGGAATACGCCGAAACCCTCGAAGACAAAGTCAAAGAAAGAACTGCCGAATTGCAGAAAGCGTTTGAAGAGGTGAATGCGCTGAAGAAGCAGCAAGACGGCGACTACTTTCTTACCAGCCTTTTGACGCATCCTTTGGGTTCGAACAAGGCTGACAGCCCGAATCTGAACGTCGATGTGCTGCTTGAACAGAAGAAAAAGTTCGAATTTCGCAAGTGGGCGCGCGATATCGGCGGTGACACCTGCATCACCAGCTCGATCACCCTGAAGGGCAAGCCGCATACGGTGTTTCTGAATGCCGATGCGATGGGCAAGTCGATGCAGGGCGCCGGCGGCATTCTCGTACTCGGTTCGGTATTCCATTCGGTCATTGAACGCACGAAACTTTCTCCGAAAGAAGCCGATGTGTTTCCCGAACATTGGCTCAAATACACTTTCATCGAGCTGCACCGGGTCTTTGAAGTGTTCGATGGTTCGATGCTGATCTCGCTGGTCATGGGCCTTGTCGACGACGAATCGGGTCTCATGTATTACATTAATGCCGAGCACCCCTGGTCGGTGCTGTACCGCCAGGGCAAGGCAGAGTTTATCGAGAAAGAACTCGTTCTGCGTAAACTCGGCACGCAGGGTGTTGCCGGGCAGATTGAAGTCTGCACGCTGCAGCTAGAACCGAAAGACGTGATCTTCATCGGCTCAGACGGTCGCGACGACCTGCTGCTCGGTTATGATAACGACGGCGCAAGAATCATCAACGAAGACGAAAATCTCTTCTTGAAAGTCATCGAAGAGGCCGAGGGACACCTCGATCGAATTAAAGATATTCTCGAAAATTACGGCGAACTCACCGATGACCTTTCGCTTTTGCGCATCGGCTATAAAGAAGATGTGCACCACGACCATACGCAGCTGACGCAGCATGTGATTCAGTTGCTGAACCGTGCGCGCCTGGCTGTAAAGGCGAACCAGCTCAAAGTGGCGATTGGTGACCTCGAAGAGGCGCACCGCATCGACGATGCGCAGCCCGAGGTGATGCGCGATCTGATCAAAGCCTACCTCAAAGACAAGCAGTTCGAAAAGGCGGCGAATCTTGCAGAAGACTATATTCACATCAAGCCGGCCGATTCTGAGTTTCTCTATATCGCGTCGTATTGCCATAAGGTGCTGCAGAACTACAAAAAGGCAGCAGACTTTGGCGAGCGCCTCAGACTCAGGGATCATGACATGGTGAAGAACCTGGTGAATCTTGCAGACATCTATTACCTGCAGGGTCTTTTTGGCCGCTCGCGCACGATTATTGACTTCGCCGCGAAAATAGATCCTCATAACCCGAAGGTGAAGCGCGTGCTCGACGCGCTGGCGCGCAAGAACACGGCCACTGCCTGACGACGATGGCCGAATTACAGACGGGTTCGATTGCTACCCGCGAAGAAGAATTGCTCGCAGACTTTGAGGTCTTCGACGACTGGGCCGACCGTTACCGCTATCTGATCGAACTCGGTGAAGGTCTGCCGGCGCTCGCGCCCGAGCACAAAACCGAAGCGAACAAGGTTCAGGGGTGCCAGTCGCAGGTATGGCTGGTGGCAAAAAAAGCCGATGGCAGAATATACTTCGACGCTGACAGCGATTCTGCAATCACAAGAGGATTAATCGCTCTTCTGGTTCGGCTATTCTCGGGCGCTACGGCCAATGAAATCGGCGGGGCGAATCTTTCGATCATCGAGAGACTAGGTTTCGCCAAACACCTTTCGATGTCCCGCGCCAATGGCTTTGCTTCGATGATACAAATGATCAAACGCCTCGCCAGCCAGTCATGAATTTTGCTAGCAGGCTCCTCTTTCAGCAACCTGTTAGAATTATTTGCGCGATTCTTGCAGTTTCGGCAACTTACGCGAATCAGACAGCCAACAAATACGACGGCAGAGTCACCTGGAGCGATGCTTACGTTCTTGAGCTCGTTCGCCCCGTTTCTGAGAGCACGGAAACCAAAGCTTACCTCGCCGGAGTCGTGCAGAATCTGATTGCCGACGAACTGTCTCTGCAGCGCTCGGCGGTGACGCGCGGCAAACTTTCGCCGCTCAGTATAGAATATTCGCTGCAGCAAACCCATGAAGAGCTGCCAGCCGATGAGCGCCGGGCGCTGCTCGAAAGGCATCCCAAACCCGAGGTGCTGCCGCTTAAGATTGTGCGCGTTCCCGCAGCGCCGGGTGCTTCAGAAGATTGTGCCAAACGCAAAGACGATCGTTATACGCTGGCAACCCGCATACGCGCGGTGGGCACAAAAGTTACGCTGCATGTCGCGCTTTGCCAGGGCGCAGAAATTCTGCACGCGCAGAGCACAACCGTCGATGAACAAGAACTGGTGTCAGGTGTCACGAAGCTGGTGAACCCGATTCGAGCCAAGCTCACGGGCGACAACTATGCATCTCTCAAGATCGAATCGACACCCGTGCGTGCTTCGGTTTATCTCGACGATCAGTTTTTGGGAAAAACACCTCTGAACTATTCGTATCTGATTCCCGGCAAATACCGTTTGGTATTGAAGCTCGACGGTTATGAGTCACAGGCCGTGCCGATTGAACCGCAGAGCGGCGCGGTCTTCACCCGGTCGTTTTCGCTTTCGCCCGGCAAGACCGGCGGTCGCCTTGAGCTTATCACCGACCCGCCCGATGCGCGCATCTATCTTGATGCGGATTATAAGGGCAAGACACCCAAGACGCTTGAAAATATCACGCTCGGAACCTATCGCGTGCATCTGCTTTTGCCTGAGAAAGGTGAAGCCTACAAGACTGTGACTCTCACCGAGGCGACCCCCTACCTCAAGATTTCAGAATCACTCACCGAATTTATCGACCAGCGGCAGTCGGGCCTTTTGGGGCTTTCTTACAAGACATGGTATTACATGTCGCTCACAACTTCGGCTCTGTTCTTCGGCAGTGGCATCGCATTTTATGTCTGGCGCGACGAAGCTCAAGAGCAGATATTCGGACGTTTAAGCGGCAAATCTGTTTCGCAGTACACGACAGAAGACAACATATTTCTCGCCGAACAGAACGCAGCATATGAGTCGCGCGGCACGTACGCGACTGCCTTCACAGTGACCGCTGGCTTCTTCGCCGCCCTCTCGATCTATTTTTACGTGCAGCATTTGCTTTCGGCCGACGACGGCATCGTCATGAAACAAAAGCCCAAAACCGAAGACTATGAAATTCGTATCGGCGCAATGCCGGGCAATCAGGGCGTTTCGGCGCACTTTCATTTCTGAGATGCTCAACAAGCTCCCGATGCCTGCCAGACGTTTCATTTTTCAGCAGACCGCTAACCTTCACCCAAGGGCGTCGCGCGTTTTGTTTCGCTGAGTGACATGATGTTGGGTTTCGCCCCCGCGAACAAGAAGTGTGGTATGCGGTTGCTGCGAATCTCAAGATAGTCATAAGCGTCCCAGGTGGCGGCGCGCAGCAGGTCGCGTTCTGAAAACTTTTCTTCTTTTTGCAGCGCGCGCAGTTCTTGCAAGACCGAGAGGTCGGTGTTGGTTGCCAGCGAGTCGGTGCCGATGAGCATTTTGAGCGGTGCGTTTTTAAGCGTCTCCCAGTTGGTGCGTTCGATACCGAGGTGCTTGTTCGACCGGTGGCACATGACCCACGCGGCGTGCGGCACATAGTCACTCAGCTTGTCGATGTCTTCGACACGGGCGGCAGAAAGGTGCACCAGCAAAAGTTTCTTGAACGAGAGCATTCCTACTGAATAGAGATAATCGACCGCAGAGCGCCCTTGCATTTCGTGATGCTTCACGTGCTGGCCGATCTTTTTCAGAAACGCGACAATTTCGCCGCGGTCGTGCTGAAAGTCAATTTCATCGGGGCTTTCGAGCAGGTGAATCGAAACCGAAGTGTGGCGCGCCTTTTCGCGCACAAAATGCATTTGCAGCGGCGAAGAGCCGTAAACCGAATGCACTGTCGGGTAAAAGGTCGAATCGAGATTCAACAGTTCACGCGCCTTTTCGATGCGGGCCACATCGCTCGGCGATGAAAAACCGAGAAGCTCGAGATAGCGGTTGCCGCTGAAAGTTGGCAGGTCGCGCAAGAAGCGGATAAAGTCTGTGCTGTTGCAGATATCGCAGAAGAAAAACGTGCCCTGTTCTTCTGCCTGTTTTATCGCCGCAACGGCGGCCTGGCGAATCTGCTGGCTGGTCATTTGACCGCGCGTTGACTGAATGATGCCACCCATATCGGTGAGGCGACTGCCGTAGGGTACCTTGGCGGCCATGCACGAAAGTTCTATGTGGCTGTGCGCGTTGACGAAACCGGGCACCACAACACCCGGTGGCAGCATGCGCGCAAAAAATTCTTTGGGAGGTTTACCGAAACCCGAATCGACAATCTGTTTGCCCGAGACGATATACCATGGGTCGGCGCGAAAGTCGGCTTCGCGGGTGAGGCCCCATTCACCGCGCAGTACCTCAAACAGATTCATCAGGGCCTAAGCGGCGTCATCGCCATGGCGTGTCGATGATTTACAATGAATGCAGGGCGCAGGTCAAAGCGTTTCGTGCGCGTACTTCAGCAGAACTTCGGTTGTGGCGAAGTTCACGCAGGCATCGGTGATCGATACGCCATATTTGAGGTTCGCCTTCACATTGGCATCGAGAGTCTCGGGCAACTTCTGGTTACCTTCGTTCAGATTGCTTTCGAGCATCATGCCGATGAGGCTCGTATTGCCTGCCTGCCGCTGTGCGATTATGCTGCGCCAGACATTTTCTTGCCGCTCAAATTTTTTCTCTGAATTGGCGTGCGAACAATCGACAACAATTGCGGGTTCAACCCCCGCGGCTTTCAGCTTTTCTTCGGCGCGTGCAATATGTTCGGGTTCATAGTTTGTCATGTTGTTGCCGCCGCGCAATATCACGTGGCCCCACGGGTTGCCGTTGGTGCGCACGACTGCGGTTCTGCCGGTTTCATCGATGCCGAGAAAGCTGTGCGGCGACCTTGCCGACTGCATCGCATCGAGCGCGATCTGCACATTGCCGTCGGTGCTGTTTTTGTAACCCACCGGCATGCTGAGGCCTGAAGCCATCTGCCGGTGCGTCTGCGATTCGGTCGTGCGCGCGCCGATCGCTGCCCAAGAAACCAGATCGGCGATATATTGCGGTACAATCGGGTCGAGAAATTCTGTAGCAGTCGGTATGCCTATCGCCACGATTTCTTGCAACAGCCGGCGACCGGTCTTCAGGCCCTCTTGCACGTCGTCTTTGCCGTCGATCTGCGGGTCTGTGATGAGGCCTTTCCAGCCGATGGTTGTGCGCGGTTTTTCGAAATAGACGCGCATCACGATTTCGAGACGGTCTTGATAGGCGACCTGCAATTTCTGCAGTTTCTGCGCATATTCGAGCGCGGCCTTTTCGTCGTGTATCGAGCAGGGTCCGCAGATCACGAGAAACCTGGGTGATTTTTTGCTGAGAATCTGCTGAATACGCTCGCGCGCCGCAATCACCGTCTGCGTCATGGTGTCGCTCGCCGGGTACAAATTCATCAGCGCAACGGGCGACAACAAAGGCTCGATCGTGCGAATATTAACGCCAGAGACCTGCGCGGCAGCCGAATGGGAAACAGCAGACATGTTCGGTAAACAAAGAGATTTAGTCAGGTCGTAAATGAAACTTACACATGATCGGCGACACTCATGATTGCCGCGAGCGCTTCAGCAGGAGTCTTCGAAGCAATGACCTTCGCGCGCGCCTCGGCCCGGTAAAAGACCTTCGCAATAGACGCCATTACCTTGAGGTGCGCCTGTAATGCCGACTTCGGCGCCACCAGCATCACGACGATATGCGCCTTTGAGCCGTCGATGCTTTCGAACTCAATACCCTCGGGCAAAATCGCGCACTGCGTCATGAGCTTGCAGGCCCCGGCAATCACCGCATGGGGTATCGCCATTTGTTCGCCGATGCCGGTGCTCATCAGCTTCTCGCGCGCCAACAGCTCGTGCTCAATCTCGGCGCAGAGTTCGGCACTCACCTGCTCACGTTCGCACAGGGCTTTTCTGAGCCCGTTCAGAAGGGTCCATTTATCGGTGAGGTCGAAGTTGCCCGGGTTCTGTGCAGAAATAATGTGAATGTTCGCCTCGGTGAGAGACTCGCGCCACGGACGGTAACCTTCATCAGGCTGCACGGGGAATTATGTCACGCTGTTTTCATGTGGTCAATCAGTTTAGAGCCAAAGCGGCTGCGCAATACCTTGACATGGTGCGCGGGGGGTATGTCAGGGTTCGCCACGTATGCAAGACGAGCTCGCCAATAAACTGCGCGTGGCATGGGTTGCCGATATCTTCGACGAAGTTTCAGGTATCATTACCGACACCGAAGAGATGTACGAACTCGCGCAGGCGCGTGGCTATTTCTGGCAACCAGTGACGACATACAAGAAACCCATACATCCTTTTCATATTTTCGACCCGATTCTGCCCGTGCCGACCGGCAGCTTTTACAAAGGTACCAGCATGTACGTGCCCGACTTTTTGCGCGTCGTGCAGTTCTTTCGCAAGAATAAATTTAACGTGCTCGTCTCGAATACACC
The sequence above is a segment of the Turneriella parva DSM 21527 genome. Coding sequences within it:
- a CDS encoding 3-deoxy-7-phosphoheptulonate synthase, which gives rise to MSAVSHSAAAQVSGVNIRTIEPLLSPVALMNLYPASDTMTQTVIAARERIQQILSKKSPRFLVICGPCSIHDEKAALEYAQKLQKLQVAYQDRLEIVMRVYFEKPRTTIGWKGLITDPQIDGKDDVQEGLKTGRRLLQEIVAIGIPTATEFLDPIVPQYIADLVSWAAIGARTTESQTHRQMASGLSMPVGYKNSTDGNVQIALDAMQSARSPHSFLGIDETGRTAVVRTNGNPWGHVILRGGNNMTNYEPEHIARAEEKLKAAGVEPAIVVDCSHANSEKKFERQENVWRSIIAQRQAGNTSLIGMMLESNLNEGNQKLPETLDANVKANLKYGVSITDACVNFATTEVLLKYAHETL
- a CDS encoding PEGA domain-containing protein, with the translated sequence MNFASRLLFQQPVRIICAILAVSATYANQTANKYDGRVTWSDAYVLELVRPVSESTETKAYLAGVVQNLIADELSLQRSAVTRGKLSPLSIEYSLQQTHEELPADERRALLERHPKPEVLPLKIVRVPAAPGASEDCAKRKDDRYTLATRIRAVGTKVTLHVALCQGAEILHAQSTTVDEQELVSGVTKLVNPIRAKLTGDNYASLKIESTPVRASVYLDDQFLGKTPLNYSYLIPGKYRLVLKLDGYESQAVPIEPQSGAVFTRSFSLSPGKTGGRLELITDPPDARIYLDADYKGKTPKTLENITLGTYRVHLLLPEKGEAYKTVTLTEATPYLKISESLTEFIDQRQSGLLGLSYKTWYYMSLTTSALFFGSGIAFYVWRDEAQEQIFGRLSGKSVSQYTTEDNIFLAEQNAAYESRGTYATAFTVTAGFFAALSIYFYVQHLLSADDGIVMKQKPKTEDYEIRIGAMPGNQGVSAHFHF
- a CDS encoding amidohydrolase family protein, with translation MNLFEVLRGEWGLTREADFRADPWYIVSGKQIVDSGFGKPPKEFFARMLPPGVVVPGFVNAHSHIELSCMAAKVPYGSRLTDMGGIIQSTRGQMTSQQIRQAAVAAIKQAEEQGTFFFCDICNSTDFIRFLRDLPTFSGNRYLELLGFSSPSDVARIEKARELLNLDSTFYPTVHSVYGSSPLQMHFVREKARHTSVSIHLLESPDEIDFQHDRGEIVAFLKKIGQHVKHHEMQGRSAVDYLYSVGMLSFKKLLLVHLSAARVEDIDKLSDYVPHAAWVMCHRSNKHLGIERTNWETLKNAPLKMLIGTDSLATNTDLSVLQELRALQKEEKFSERDLLRAATWDAYDYLEIRSNRIPHFLFAGAKPNIMSLSETKRATPLGEG
- a CDS encoding SufE family protein, with amino-acid sequence MAELQTGSIATREEELLADFEVFDDWADRYRYLIELGEGLPALAPEHKTEANKVQGCQSQVWLVAKKADGRIYFDADSDSAITRGLIALLVRLFSGATANEIGGANLSIIERLGFAKHLSMSRANGFASMIQMIKRLASQS
- a CDS encoding SpoIIE family protein phosphatase, which encodes MNFLQSVYLDYFTLGSVIPVLFLFICAAVFFQVKDKSRATKVLANGLLIYGIFVSSYIIASTFYHPLAAFHRWSTVGFVLIAVSLLTQIFFEFPEPVHTRVAKILVRAMIAVAIGFATWFMVQTHDSGYIYHFEGHYYDFDADDASYVISIAILVYVFTLIGIGIWRVIAVKGRDRWTIAGLILGIVAATILPAYLNTLSREGGMDRGTFQTVFDMSTILGAFVIVIIYMNNTSDKTTFMAKIILVSVVVFLLVLQGISYFAFQEKESAYDGVKSEQANRFREVGIEPEALRYAISYDLVKKKTEPLKSIASAEVDVAEQINGYEFAFVWQKIYYLNEDIAFKDKVEKILQSAPPTFAGYANAIFPMLEKKETCTKAAILGKIDKLQRPVIYRRYKLSKIPDFNFREAAIKFLGKSHRGFETFSEAMRAYLKENTTDSGAVLKAKLLQFAEEVVPPGARHYRKDKSNGAHYTAYVGIDFKKGKMVEVGFDYLDYRKYVHPLGVKFILLLIGAMVLIIVGFPFFFSRALVTPLNSLLAGVNQVNNGDLNVELPIYVEDEIGYLSRSFNGMVHSIKDSKQKLQEYAETLEDKVKERTAELQKAFEEVNALKKQQDGDYFLTSLLTHPLGSNKADSPNLNVDVLLEQKKKFEFRKWARDIGGDTCITSSITLKGKPHTVFLNADAMGKSMQGAGGILVLGSVFHSVIERTKLSPKEADVFPEHWLKYTFIELHRVFEVFDGSMLISLVMGLVDDESGLMYYINAEHPWSVLYRQGKAEFIEKELVLRKLGTQGVAGQIEVCTLQLEPKDVIFIGSDGRDDLLLGYDNDGARIINEDENLFLKVIEEAEGHLDRIKDILENYGELTDDLSLLRIGYKEDVHHDHTQLTQHVIQLLNRARLAVKANQLKVAIGDLEEAHRIDDAQPEVMRDLIKAYLKDKQFEKAANLAEDYIHIKPADSEFLYIASYCHKVLQNYKKAADFGERLRLRDHDMVKNLVNLADIYYLQGLFGRSRTIIDFAAKIDPHNPKVKRVLDALARKNTATA
- a CDS encoding PTS sugar transporter subunit IIA, with product MQPDEGYRPWRESLTEANIHIISAQNPGNFDLTDKWTLLNGLRKALCEREQVSAELCAEIEHELLAREKLMSTGIGEQMAIPHAVIAGACKLMTQCAILPEGIEFESIDGSKAHIVVMLVAPKSALQAHLKVMASIAKVFYRAEARAKVIASKTPAEALAAIMSVADHV